The Acidobacteriota bacterium genome includes the window TCGCAGCCGCAGTCTCGGCCGTTTCTACGAGCTCGGGCCGGTCGACGTTGCGCTGCGGTGAGGGGTGCTCGGTCGAGCGTGGCTCAGCGTCGATGAGCGTCTGCACTTTCGCGATGAACTCGGCTGAACCGAGGTAGATCTGGCCTTTGAGATGACTCCAGATCGACTCTTCGGACCCGACCTTGCGGTGCACGAACTCTCGATACGCATTCCTGGCCTCGGGGAGATCTCGATGGAAGTGGCGAATGATCGAGTCGGATAGCCACCACGGCGCCCGCTCGAGCCCCGCGCTCGCGCGATAGCTCGACCAGCGGTAGTCCTCGGGGCTTTCGACCATCCCCGCCCGGACGGGATTGAGGACGACATAGCGCGCCGCCTCGAGCATCCAGGTTTGCTCGTCGACCAGATGCGCCTTGAACCGTCCCTGGAAGAGATGCCCGCATCGATCGTACTTCCGGTTCGAGTCCTGCGCGTAGCGCTGGTTGAGCCGCTGCATCCCGCGCGAGAGTGTCGGTTCGGGAGTCGAGAGAAGGATGTGGTAGTGGTTGCCCATCAGGACCCAGGCGTGGATGCGCCAGTTGAAGAGCGCGACGACTCCGGCGAGGATGCCGAGGAACGATTCGCGATCGTCATCGTCGTGGAAGATCATCTCGCGGTTGTTGCCGCGGGAGGTCACGTGCCAGAGAGCACCGCGATGTTCGAGTCTGAG containing:
- a CDS encoding transposase, producing MARPLRLEHRGALWHVTSRGNNREMIFHDDDDRESFLGILAGVVALFNWRIHAWVLMGNHYHILLSTPEPTLSRGMQRLNQRYAQDSNRKYDRCGHLFQGRFKAHLVDEQTWMLEAARYVVLNPVRAGMVESPEDYRWSSYRASAGLERAPWWLSDSIIRHFHRDLPEARNAYREFVHRKVGSEESIWSHLKGQIYLGSAEFIAKVQTLIDAEPRSTEHPSPQRNVDRPELVETAETAAA